The Vibrio bathopelagicus genomic sequence TGGGTGTAGGGAGTACTTTCACGCTTACGCTTTAACCATGATGCGATCATCAAAATAGCCCTAAGCACTAGTTATAATAAGTTGTGGGGCATTTTGGTTTCTTGAAGAAAGCACATATTCCCTTTCCTATCGGGTTCTTTTGTTATCATTTTTATCTGCTATGAAGGATGACGACTGCCTTTGTAGGTTACGAGTAGATTACCCAGCAGCATCACCACACCACCAATGATCAGAGCCAGCGTTAACGGTTCGTCATACAAGAGAATCCCAACAACTGCGATAACAGGCAGCCTAAAGAAGTCGAGTATCATCACCAGAGTCACTTCAGCGTTCTTCATGGCTTTGGTCAAACAATAATGAGCTGATAGTGCAGACAGGGCGACGAGCGACAGCCAAGCTGATTCTAATGCTGAGGGTGTTTTCCACGTTTGCCAAGATAGAACCAAGCCTATCGGCAGTTGAATTAAACACATGTAGAACAGGATGGTCAGCGGAGCTTCGGTACTGGCTAAAGATTTGGTCGACGTATGCGCGACCGCGTAACACAACGCTGCACACAATACGATAATAGCGCCAACACTTATAACATCTTGTGTCGGTTGAACAATGATGACAACACCTAGCAACCCTAATGCAATCGCCATCATTTTCTTGAGTGTCAGGCTTTCTCCCAAAAAGAGACTCGCTAACAGAGCAGTCCAAAGTGGGACGGTGAATTCAAGCGCAAACACTTCCGAAAGAGGAAGTAATCCAATTCCAACAAACCAGCCAAATTGCCCACCAAAGTGGAAGACATTACGTAGGCAATGAAGGCGGAGTCGCTTTGTTGAAAACAGTTCCTTTTTCTGAGACGCGAAGATCAGAAATGATACGACGCACAAACCAATGACACTTCGTACAAGCAATACTTGATAAGTGCTGATGTTACCACTGAGCTCTCGCGCTCCGATGGCCATCAAGCTGAATGACATCAGCGTACCTATCATCCAGAGAATTGTTAATGAGATAGTTATTTCCTTGTTGCGCGTGCCATGGTTTCCATACTTAGTAATTGTGCAGAGTTTAACCACTGCATTCAATTGAAACCTATTGTTTAATTAGATTTTCCGACTTGTCATTAAGATCTCTGCAAACGGTAAATCTAATTTTTCACATGATGGTTATTGGCATATGCCAGTAATGAGGCGTATTCTGAATTCCTGATCATCAATAACAGGAAGTTACCATGTTATACGCAGTACCTTGCCGCGACCTTTATGTCGGCAACCATTTTTCTCGTTCTCCGCAGATAGCCATTGTCGATGAGCGACAACAAATCAAGCATCTTATCCCTTTGGTTGAGTCTGACTCGCCCTGCAATAAAAAGAAGCAATGGATCTCTGTCCTCCGTTCTTACGATGTGAAATCTGTAGTTGTCCGTCACATAGGTAAGAAGATGCTGGCGCACTTGTTCAATAACGATATTCGCGTATTTGCATCTAAAGGAAAGGCGGAAGTTGCTACTCTGGATTTCAATAATCTGCAAGAAGTCACTGGCCTCGGTTATGGTCGCGAGTCGCGAAATAGCGGATGTAGTCATAGAACGTGCGGCGAGAAAGGAGACAAGAACGAAACGTCGATTCTCACGCCACAGTCGAACAGGTTCAGTGTTATTCGAGGTGTCCGTAAATGACGTTGTTATTCACGCTACTGGGTTTTGTTGGAATCGTCTTTCTGATGGCAATAGGTGTGATTTTTTCACGTAAGCCAATCAAAGGCAGTTGTGGAGGGCTCGCGCAGTTAGATATTGAGCGCGAATGCAACTGTAAGGATGTGTGCGAAGGGCAAAGCCGAAAGCTGTATCAGATTACTGAGCCATCAAATTAAGGCGCTTTCGGAGTCTCTCGACAAGTAACGTTAAAGCTTCGGACTATGAGCCTTGAATCACTAATGCATGGC encodes the following:
- a CDS encoding NifB/NifX family molybdenum-iron cluster-binding protein; the protein is MLYAVPCRDLYVGNHFSRSPQIAIVDERQQIKHLIPLVESDSPCNKKKQWISVLRSYDVKSVVVRHIGKKMLAHLFNNDIRVFASKGKAEVATLDFNNLQEVTGLGYGRESRNSGCSHRTCGEKGDKNETSILTPQSNRFSVIRGVRK
- the nqrM gene encoding (Na+)-NQR maturation NqrM, which encodes MTLLFTLLGFVGIVFLMAIGVIFSRKPIKGSCGGLAQLDIERECNCKDVCEGQSRKLYQITEPSN
- a CDS encoding DMT family transporter — encoded protein: MSFSLMAIGARELSGNISTYQVLLVRSVIGLCVVSFLIFASQKKELFSTKRLRLHCLRNVFHFGGQFGWFVGIGLLPLSEVFALEFTVPLWTALLASLFLGESLTLKKMMAIALGLLGVVIIVQPTQDVISVGAIIVLCAALCYAVAHTSTKSLASTEAPLTILFYMCLIQLPIGLVLSWQTWKTPSALESAWLSLVALSALSAHYCLTKAMKNAEVTLVMILDFFRLPVIAVVGILLYDEPLTLALIIGGVVMLLGNLLVTYKGSRHPS